The sequence AGTGAGCATTAATGTACTGCTACTTCTGGTCGGTTATGGAATGGAGAAATCTTTAATCCTTAGCAATTTGTTAGAATGATTAGTATATTCACTCAAATCAGGTGGGTCCAGCTTTTCTTTCCCAAGTGTCTGTCTCTCCTGGAGAAATGGAGACCAAGAGATTCTACTGAATAGAACCAATAGAAATAGAGACCAGTAAATCTCTTCATAGACCTGGAGATTTTATTCACGTATTCACACATTTAACCTTATTTGCAAAATCGGCAGCTGATGTCTTTTCCATCTTTATGTCCTAGGTCTCCCATCCATGGCCGGGGGCTTTTCTGTAAGAGAAACATTGATGCAGGTGAGATGGTGATTGAGTACGCTGGCAATGTCATCCGTTCCATCCAGACTGACAAGAGAGAGAAGTACTATGACAGCAAGGTGAGCCGCACGCTTGCACTCTCCAGCTCTTTGGTTATAGAAAGGGGCCGTCACCTACACAGATGGCCCCCAGACCCCAGAGGAGTTTGTGTGTTTTATTAATTAGACACTGTTCTAttacattttaacatctctgaatttGTGGTGGGCCCAGTCCACTCTAGGGATTAGCACGCAAAGATACCCTTTGAAGATTTGTCTGAATGGATCCCAGGATCGAAAGCACATTGTGACGCAAGCTGTAGGTTTCTCTTGTGGAGACGTTAATAAATCTGTGGTCCAGTGCCCGTAATCTAGGAATTTCTCATGGAAGCATCCTGAAAGATGGGAGAAATCCAGAAGTTTTACCAGAAGGAACTTTGTTCGTCAGTGGCTAAGATCACATCAGAAAAAGGTTGGGTGTTGTCCAGCCTGAGCTGTAATcaatgccaggctcttctctgtcCTCCTTCCTGCAGGGCATCGGCTGCTACATGTTCCGGATCGATGACTCTGAGGTGGTGGATGCTACCATGCACGGGAACGCCGCCCGCTTCATCAACCACTCATGTGAGCCCAACTGCTACTCTCGGGTCATCAACATCGATGGGCAGAAGCACATTGTCATCTTTGCCATGCGCAAGATCTACCGAGGGGAGGAACTCACTTACGACTATAAATTCCCCATCGAGGATGCCAGCAACAAGCTCCCCTGCAACTGTGGTGCCAAGAAATGCCGGAAGTTCCTAAACTAAAGCTGCTCTCCTCCCCAGTATCGGAGTACTAGGACCCAGGGCCTCCACAGCGATGCCGAAGGCCTTTGCCAGCAGCCAGGTATTCCAGGATTGAGCGGGCACAGTTGAGGGGCCTCTGTGACAGCTGGGCTCCCTTGGGTCCCATATTCACATTCTACATGTGATCATAGTCCTGGAGAGAGATGTCTAGAAGAAAAGATCCGTGATTGGCTTTCTACTGGGGCCCCTCTGATTGTGTGCCGTTAAAAAAGTGGGAGAAGGGGTCCCTGGCAGACTTGCCTGGAAGGAGCCTGTAGAGGGTTAGTTGTGTAGGGAGATTGGCCTGAGCACCGCCTCAGAAGTTGCCATCCTCGTCGTGGCGTTTCCCGAGCACCTGTAAGCGAGGGGTCAGGCACAGCCCTGGTGCGGGGTTGGTTGGAGACCTGACAGGTTGCCAGCCGGGCCCAGCCTGTAGCCGTGTGTTGAACAAAGAGAGacggtctggtggttttccctactatcCTCCCAGTTGACAGTTCCCTTCTGGTTGGGAGACAGGATTCTTAGCACCTTTGGTGTCAAAAGCTGTCTTGGGGTTGTGCCAATTCATTACCAAACATTGAGCCTGTGGGCTTTAAGCGGGAGTGTTAGCCCCATGAGCCTTATCTCAGTCAGTCACCTTCCTAGACAATAGGAGCGGCTTCCCTCTCGTTCCTTCTCTTCACTCCACTTTCTTGTTTCCCCGTTCTGCACCCCACCGCTTTCCCGTTCTCTCTGGGTGGTCGGGGAGAGCGACTCCCTGGGTAAGAACACTCCCTGTTGGGCATAGGGTGTGCCTACAAGACGTTCCCTGAGCCTGTAAGCACTCCCAGTGGGAAAGTGGACAGGAGCCATTGGCTGTAACCAGACAGAATTTGGAGATGTTTTCATAAAGCTCCACTGAGAGTTTTAAAGATATATGTAGAAGAGGAAGATTATTTAAATAGGATTTGAATCATGCAACAGTCAGAGTTTCACAACCAGGATGACCCCTGGGTCCCATTCCTAGGACATGGTAACTTTATTTTCCCCTTGTTAAGACATAGGaagacttaatttttaaatggtcaGTGTCCAGTTGAAGGCAGAACACTAATCAGATTTCAAGGCCCAAAACTTGGGGACTAGACCACCTTGTATTGAGGGACCTCTGCCACCTGTGCAAAATCTGTGGCTAaagcaaatgaaatgaaatgacacTACTGCCCTGATTACTCCTTAGGATGTGGTCAAAACAGCATCAAATGTTCCTTCTGTTCTCTTCCCCAAGACGGTGTCCTGAACCTGTTAAATTAAGTCATTGAATTTTACTCGGTTCTGTTTACAGTTTACTATTTAAggttttataaatgtaaatatattttgtatatttttctatgaGAAGCACTTCATAGGGAGAAGCACTTATGACAAGGCTATTTTTTAAACCGCGGTATTATCCTAATTTAAAAGAAGATcggtttttaataattttttattttcataggaTGAAGTTAGAGAAAATATTCAGCTGTACACACAAAGTCTGGTTTTTCCTGCCCAACTTCCCCCTGGAAGGTGTCCTTTTCGTTGTTTAATGTGTAGCTTGTTTGTGCCCTGTTGACATAAACGTTTCCTGGGTTTGCTCTTTGACAATAAGTGGAAAAGGAAGGTGCCCCCAGCTCCATCGGGCCACTCCCCTCCTTCCCTGGTCAAAGCTCCTGAATGGCTGCGGTAGGATCTCGACacagcagctcctcctcctcttgcccgcctctctccctccttcctggcACAGCCCAGTGCTGAGAGGTGAGCGCCAGCACTTCCCTGTCTTTCCTCTTCCAGAGTTATCAACCAAGCTGAATGGCAACCTGATGTTTTCCATCACCATCTGCCTCGTAGGTCACCTCGTCCCCCCCCCTCTCTGCCCACCATGTCCTCACGCCTGCAAAGACCCCCTGGGTCCCCCCATGCCCTCTTTTGGGGCAGCCCGTTGAAACTGAAGCACAGTCTGACCACTCACGATAACGCAGATGCTCCTCGGCCTGTCAGCCACGAGGTTTCAGAGCAGCGTAGTCCAGTGGAGGGCGGGGTGCCTCTTCTCACCACGAGAAGCCCATTCCTCCGGAAGGAAGTCTAGCAAAGCAATACGACTCAGCCCAGCGCTCTCTGCCCCGGGACTCACGGCTCTGCTGTGCCTTCCACCCTGGGCTCCCTGTTCTTCCGTGACCTTAATTAAGAACTTTGGTGGCTCTGCTGGAACACTGTCACTGTTTTCTCTGTTGTGCAGGGAACCCAGCACTGTGGCCAGGATGGCAGAGACTCCCTGTCATCTCAGAGAAGTGCCAGCAGGGGCCTGGGGCAAAGCAGTCTGCCCAGACctcacctcccttcctccttttgcCCGTGAACAAGATACAGTGGCCCAAGGGGTTCCACTGGTGTCTGGTTTCCTTTATTATTGCACTgtgtgaggtttttttgtatatccttttattcctttttctttttttttttttaaagaaaaaaaaaaaaaaccttaagctGCATTTGTTACTGAAATGATTAATGCACTGACGGGTCATGAATTCACCTTGAGGAAGACCCAAAGGCCAGTCGGGAGTGGGGGAAACTCAGCTCAGTAGACCTAGTGACTGCCCTGCTAGGCCGCACTGTACTGTGAGCCCCCTCCTCATCTCTTTCTACCAACCCCAAACCCTGAGGCCGGGGAGGGACCCCCAGCTTCCTTCTCCTGCCAGCTGCAGATGGTTTGCCTTGCCTTCCCACTCCCTGTCAACCACAGAAATGAGGAGTTCCTCCTAGATCTCAGCCTTGAGTCCATTGCCAAAATTCAGCGTACCTGCCAGCAACTTGGGGATTAAGCTAAGGTTTTCCCTGCAAGAGGGAAAGAAGgcgggaaaaaacaaaaccaaaccggCATAGCTATCTCCAAGACACCTCTGAGTCTGTTGTGAAAGTGACCAAGGGGATCTCCGCACAAAAGTGCAGCCTGAGGAACCATGGTGGGTTGTTCCCAAGAATCCCCTGAGGGGCACCCCAAACCCCTAAGGGGTCACAGCTGCAAACCGGGTCAGTTCTCAGTGAGAGAGCCAGCTCACGTACAGCTTTGCTGCTAGAACCTGTTGTGGCTGCATTTCCTGGTGGCCAGTGACAACTGTGTAACCAGAGGAGCTGCATGGCGCTGACCCTTTGGCCGGAACTTGGTCCCTTTGGCTCCCTCTGTTACCGTCCACCAcctccagcccagcccctccTGTTTTTAGACCAATAACCAGAATCAAGGGGGAAGCCCTggcagctatatatatatatatacatatatatatataaaagttttcaACCAGACTCCTTTGCCGGGATCCACTCTGCCACCCTGCTTGCCTCTGTCAACCCCCCCCGGCCAATGCTGTGAGCACCATGCAGCtcccttgatttaaaaaaaaaaaaatacaacaacaacaaaaaaaacaacaaaaaaaaaccttctaaTGAATGTATCTTTCTAAAGGACTGACGTTCAATCGAATATCTGAAAATACTAAAGGTCAAAACCTTGTCAGATGTTAAGTttgatttgggatttttttttttaatagaaatcaaGTTGTgggttttttggtgtttttttttttttaaaggaaaagcggGTCATTGCAAAGGGCTGGGTGTAATTTTATGTTTCGTTTCCTTCATTTTAAAGCAATACAAGGTTATTTGAGCAGATGGTTTTGTGCCGAATCATGAATACCAGTCAAGTCTCACACTCTGAAACCTTGcaacttttttgttttggttttcaaataaatataaatatgatatatataggAACTAATATAGTAATGCACCATGTAACAAAGCCTAGTTCAGTCCATGGCTTTTAATTCTCTTAACACTATAGATAAGGATTGTGTTACAGTTGCTAGTAGTGGCAGGAAATTGTCAGTCTGGCGCTCCTCTGATCCCCCCACATGGGAGGAGACTCCAACTCTAAGGGGATGGCAAAGCAGTCCATTCCCGGGATCAGAGAGAAATGCAGAAATGGTGTCACCTGGGTTTTTTTCTGCCTGTGAATGTTGCCAGTCAGTACCTGTACTCCTTGTTTCTCTATTTTTGGTTATGAATGTTGGGGTTACCACCTGCATTTAGGGGAAAATTGTGTTCTGTGCTTTCCTGGTATCTTGTTCCGAGGTACTCTAGTTCTGTCTTTCAACCAAGAAAATAGACTTGTGGTGTTTCTTTTATTGAACTTTTAACAGTCTCTTTAGTAAATACAGGTAGTTGAATAATTGTTTCAAAAGCTCAACAGATGACAAGCTTCTTTTCTAGGAATAAGACATTTCTTGACAACTTTATCATGTATAACAGATCTttcggttttgtttttttttttcccttgtgttcTTCCAAGCTTCtggttagagaaaaagaaaaaaaaaaaaaaaaaaggaaaaaaaatgtgtctaaAGTCCATCAGTGTTAACTCCCTGtgacagggaagaaggaaaatacTTTAAtagttcaaaaaataataatgctgaaAGCTGTCTACGAAAGACTGAATGTAAAAGTAAAAAGTGTACATAGTTGtaaaaaaaaaggagtttttaaacatgtttattttctatgcacttttttttatttaagtgatAGTTTAATTAATAAACATGTCAAGTTTATTGCTGCACATGGTTGAACTTTCTTTTGGCTTTGGTTGAGGTGGGAGGGCTGTGGCCCATGACCTGATTACAAAATCCCTTCCACAGTCCTTTCTTTTAAGGTGGAATCTTGAAATCATTCCCTTCTGTCAGGCCTCACTCTACACTGCCTCTCTTAatcatattttcttctcttgttcatcagtgatatataTTTGGGACCTAATTAACTCTGGATGTGAGGAAGGGGTCAAGAGAACAAAAGATTAGTTCCTTTACTTCCTACAAATACCCAGTCTTCATCCATAGcagtcaggcattggcttctaACAATTTCTTCCCAAATCTGTGagtataaagaaaacatttctggGAAATGGACAGTACCCTCTCTCTTGGCTCCACTCCACCTTAAAGCTGAAATGGGAtttactttttctgtttctccctcagattggggtgggggtagggaagcagttgagaaatatttgtaaatattcagCCAAGCCAGGGTCACTGTCCCCAGGCTGAAGGGGCTTGAGTTTACACTCCAGCCGAAGACTGGACAACACTCCTCTTGGGAGCTGGTCCTCAAACAGACCTCCTCTCTCTGGATCAGGTAGAGGCTTAAAACTGACAAGAGGCTCAGCCCTcagctttttttccttccccttatTGTGACTCACCTTTTTGATCTGGGAGTTGAACACCATGGGGACTCCAAATGATCAGGCCGTCTTGCAGGCCATCTTCAACCCCGACTCCCCGTTTGGAGATATTGTTGGGTTGGACCTGGGAGATGAAGCAGAGAAGGAAGTAGACGAAGGTGAGTATTTGACCTTGGAATCCAGCTCTCCACACTGGCTGGTCTGCTACCTCACTGGGGTGGCAGAAGTAGGTGGTCTTACAAGGCTGCTCATTCCCCGACACTTGGATGATGACTGCTGATCCTCAGTGCACTGATGGAAGCTTGGCAAGAGTCACTGAGCCCAGAGGAGAAAGCCAGGGTTTGTCTTCCAACCCTGCCCCACGTTCAACTGTGGTGGCGGGGAGCGGGGCCATGTGAAATTCACACGTTTGTTAGAACAGATGGTATCACCCTCCACGGCATGGAAGACAGAAACAGGGCAGGGGGTAGCTCAGCTAACCAGTTTCAACTAAGCAGGCATTCAGTATCACCTTTAAATGCCAAGCCCTGAGCTAATGCTTCCGGATTGAATGTGCTCACTGGCTTTTCTACTGGCCCATAAGAGGACTGTCACCATCCGGAAGTTTTGATGCTCTTTATTTCTAAAGGAGCGAAGCCTAAGTCTTAATGAAACTTTAGGCTGAAAAGCTGAGGGAAGCATTGGAAATGGTTTTCATGACCCTGTATCATGGAGGCCTTCCTGTTGGAAGCAATGCACTAGAACAAAATGGGGACAGACTAATGAGTCggaaagacctgggttccaatccAATCTGTGCAACTTCTGGGGGGTGTGACCTTCAACCAGTGATTTAGCTACAGGCTAGAGAGTTTGGGTTTCATTCTTTTGGCACTGGGGAGCCAACCAAGGCCACTTTCCCAGGTCTCTTTGGAACTAGGCAGTGCCAGAGCTCTTCCTCAGTGGCCTCTGCTCCCCCTGCCCCAAACACTGCATCTGATTGTAGTGACCTACACCCTGCCTGGTCAGCCCTGGCTCATGTCCCAGGTTCCCAAAGCCCAAGGGGACTGTTGCTTCCTGCTGCCAACCACACAGCTGTCTCCTGGCTCCATCCCCGGCACAGATGAAGTTTTCCCACGAGCACAGCTGGAGCAGTCCAAGGCCCTGGAGCTGCAGGCGGTGATCGCAGCAGAGGCTGGCGACCTCAGCACAGCCCTGGAGAGGTTTGGCCAAGCCATCACCCTATTGCCTGAGAGGGCCTCAGCCTACAATAACCGAGCCCAGGCCCGGCGTCTCCAGGGGGATGTGGCAGGTGAGGCGAGGGTCCCTGGAGCCTGTGCAGGGCGTTTGGGAGGACACAGACCAGAGATGGTGTGGCCGCGGGGCTTGGACATGGAGTGTGGGAAGTCACCGAGCTCTGGAACCTACGTCCCTACTCATAAGAGATACATCATGGGCCCTGCTGATCTCTTGGGGATATTGTGAGAGAGAGACTACAGTCTGTTTTTTTACAACATTTAATGAGAGCCTATATTGTAGCAGTGGGCTAGGTGCTGAGGACTCATAGcaattactatgtgccaggcactaagcccttgtatatattttcttaatggtAACTTTATTCTACCTTCTAAATCTGTTAACCAACACCCTTCTGTACAAGATGCATCTTGTCTTTCCTCTTTAATCATGGATTCAGagattctgttttttgtttgtttgcgtTGGGTCTTCGCTGTGGCACATGGAGGGGGCTTTTCTATTAATAGTTTGGCgcacggacttagttgccccatggcatgtaggatcttagttccctgaccagggtcaaACTCCCagcctctgcattggaaggggacTGAACCACTCGGGAagtcctcttttaaaaataataaaggtttttaaaatttatttttatttcttttttggccataccctgcagcatatgggatcttagttccctgaccagggattaaactcattccccctgcagtggaagggcagagtcttagccactggaccaccagggaagtcccctgactgAGCACTTTACATGTCAGTTGTCATCGTTTGTTTAGCCCTCACTACAACACTAAAAAGGTTCATGCTCTTGTCTCCATTTGGCAGATGATACACTAAAGCTTGGAAGTTAAGTAAAATGGCTTGCTAGTCATATAGCTGAGAAGTGGCAAAGCTGGGATTTGGTTCAGGTGGCAGGGCTTAATCCCCACGTGATACTGCTTTTCATGAAGCTCAGCCTTGAAGGCAGGACAGACAAAAACCTAATAGCCACATAATAAGCTGAGAGGGTTCAGCTTGAGGGTCTGTTCCTGAGGAGTGAGTTTTGAAGATGAGTAGGAGTTAGCTGGTTGGAGGGCAGCGAGTGGGAGAAGGCATGGCCTGTAGAAGTCCAGAAGTCATGGACAGGTACAGGGAGCTTCAGATCTCTACTCTGATTGGAAAAGGAGGGCTGGAAGGATGGAGTCTCTTCAAAGCCTGAGGTAAACAGAGGCCGAGAGAGCGATGAACTGGTAATATGAGGCCATGATCGAACACTGTCTTGAAAATACCAGGAATCACTGAAGAGTAACCCACAGAAGCGTAGTATGGAGCTACTAGGGCACTCGTGGTAGTGGTGTTCCTAGGGCCAGGAGTGCCAGGCTGGGGAGGCTGGGCTCCATTCTGAGGATATCGGGGAACTCCGAGGGCCCCTTTCCCAGGCTTGTCTGCCACCAGTTTGGCAGAGCAAGGCCATAAAGTCTGCTGGGGAAAGCCTACAGACCAGAACCCCAGAGAGCATCCAAGGGGTTTCTGCCTTCAGTTCCTCCAGACCAGCTCCTCTGAGGGAAATCAACAAATGCTGTGATTAGAGAGCTTCTCAACCCACCAGGTCAGGTAGGGAGCAGAATCCCTGCTGCGTTCTGAGAACCAAAACACAGAGGGCAGGGGAGATCAGCCTTGGTGTAGGATGCTGCTGGCACTCCCCTAGCTCCCTGCCCTGACAGGCTCAATAGACTGGAGGACAGGAGTGAATGGAAGCAGAGCCCAGAACAAATGCAGCTCGGTGGACCTACAGTGGGTACCAACTGGCTGCCTGAGGCTGAGTTCAGAGCTCTGATGCCTAAGAAGCCAAGTATTTATGAGGGTGACAAAAGTGCTGCAGGCCAGCTCTGGCTCCAAGACCTCCTTCAAAGAAAATTAGATACAAAATAATGAAGACcatagaaataaagaataaggagAGGCAGTCAGTAGAGAACACAGGTGAGAGAAGCCATTTTAAGGCAtacagaggaagagga comes from Cervus elaphus chromosome 1, mCerEla1.1, whole genome shotgun sequence and encodes:
- the TTC36 gene encoding tetratricopeptide repeat protein 36 isoform X2, producing MGTPNDQAVLQAIFNPDSPFGDIVGLDLGDEAEKEVDEDEVFPRAQLEQSKALELQAVIAAEAGDLSTALERFGQAITLLPERASAYNNRAQARRLQGDVAGALEDLERALALSGGRGRTARQGFVQRGLVARLQGRDDDARSDFERAARLGSQFARRQLVQLNPYAALCNRMLADVMGQLRRPRDER
- the TTC36 gene encoding tetratricopeptide repeat protein 36 isoform X1, whose protein sequence is MGTPNDQAVLQAIFNPDSPFGDIVGLDLGDEAEKEVDEVTYTLPGQPWLMSQVPKAQGDCCFLLPTTQLSPGSIPGTDEVFPRAQLEQSKALELQAVIAAEAGDLSTALERFGQAITLLPERASAYNNRAQARRLQGDVAGALEDLERALALSGGRGRTARQGFVQRGLVARLQGRDDDARSDFERAARLGSQFARRQLVQLNPYAALCNRMLADVMGQLRRPRDER
- the TTC36 gene encoding tetratricopeptide repeat protein 36 isoform X3; the encoded protein is MSQVPKAQGDCCFLLPTTQLSPGSIPGTDEVFPRAQLEQSKALELQAVIAAEAGDLSTALERFGQAITLLPERASAYNNRAQARRLQGDVAGALEDLERALALSGGRGRTARQGFVQRGLVARLQGRDDDARSDFERAARLGSQFARRQLVQLNPYAALCNRMLADVMGQLRRPRDER